Sequence from the Mesorhizobium sp. PAMC28654 genome:
TCATAGCGGCCTTGGCGTGCCACGGCTCATGCGATATTGCCGTGTGGCTTTTGAAAATCCGTAAGACCGCACTGGGGGGAACTTCTTTAAGCAGCGTCGGTAGGCTTCTGGGCTCTGATGAGCGAGGATGAGCGAGGATTTTTATGAGCCGATTATCTGTGTGGATTGCACTTATCGCAATAGTTCTGGTGGCTCTCTTCGTTCTGCAAGCGCATGGCATAATCAGGTTCTAGGATAGAATCTGGCGCTGGTACCCACCATTTTGCACCCGCGCGGACCTCATTGATTATGGTCCACGTAGAGGGTGGCCGGATCCACACGTTCGAAGATCGGCTCACCGGTAGGCGGCACTCCGGGGGATAGATCGATCCTGATCCCGCCGCCTCCCGTGCTGGCAAGGAGCCATAACTTCGAATACCGTAATCGCCTTCCGTTGGCTCGTCTAAGGAACGTTCTTTGATCCGTTGAGCGCCAGGAGGTGGAGAGTCACTTTATTTCGAGAAGTTGGCGTGGCTTGGGAGGCAAGGAGCATCGAATTGATGACATCATCACGCGTGAAAGCGCAGGGTTGTCGCCCTGCTTGCGAGTGGTGACCGGCCCCGAGCGCAAAAGGCTTACCAAATTGTATGGCCGAAGGGGCTCACCGAAGAGCCGCCGGACCTAAACCTCTCTCGGTCCAGTCACCATATACAGGCTTCGCGCAAGGCGAACCGATACCTAACGAAGGATTTTTAGAATGCCCAAGTTACGGCTGATCCACGTAGCGTCGATATTGTTGATACTGCCGACGGCACTTGGGAGCGTATCGCTCAATCCGGCTGAAGCTCGCAGCGGCGGCAGTTTCGGCAGTCGCGGCAGCCGGACCTTCCAGGCGCCAGCCCCGACGACAACTGCCCCTTACACCGCGCCCGTAAAGCGGTCGATGACGCCGAATACCGTTCAACCGGCGACACCGTCGCAGCCGTCGCTTGCTCAGCCGCGTCCCAGTTTTTGGAGCCGCTTCGGCGGTGGGCTGGTTGGCGGGCTGGTCGGCGGCCTGCTCTTCAATGGAATTTTTGGCATGATGTTTGGCCACGGATTTGGCGGCATGGGTGGCGGCCTCAGCTTCATATTCCAGTTGTTGCTGATCGGCGGCATCGTCATATTGGCAATGCGGTTCTTCAGCCGCAGCAATACCGCTCCGACCGAAGCCAGAAGTTTCGCGACTCCATTTGGCCAGCAGGGTTTCGGAGCCGGCGCACAAGCCTACAGCCCGCCGGCCGCCACCGGGATAGGGGCAAGTGGCGCAACCGGCGCAGACGAAATCGGGACTACCGATACTGATCGTTCTACTTTCGAACGCATTCTCGCGGCCATGCAAGCGGCGTTCACCCGCGAAGACCACCAAGGGCTACGCCGGCTGACAACACCGGAAATGGTCTCCTACCTCTCCGAGGAATTGGCTGATAACGCCACCAAGGGCCTGAAGAACGAAGTATCAAATCTTCAGTTCTTGAATGGTGAAGTTGCCGAAGCGTGGCGTGAGGGCATGCGCGATTATGCGACGGTCGCAATGCATTGGTCCGCCATCGACGTGATGCGCAACCGTCAAACAGGCGCCATCGAAAAGGGGGACCCAAACAATCCGGTCGAAACAACGGAGCTGTGGACCTTTACGCGTGAGGCTGGGCAACCATGGTTGCTATCTGCGATCCAGGAAACGGCCAACTGAAGGGTAGTGGCGCCGGCTTTCAATGCCTGATGCTTCTGCGGCGACTTCGCACGGAACGATTCGGGATCTTCCGCATTGCGGTTCCTGGATCAAGATTAGGACAAGCTGATATGAAGAAAGCAATTATCGCCGTGGCAGCTTTAGCTGTTCTGGGTGCGAGCTCACAAGCCCAGGCGATCGGGTGTCTGTCGGGCGCCGCAGCTGGCGGGGTCGCCGGCCATTATGCAGGCCATCACACGGTGCTCGGAGCCTTGGGCGGGTGTGTTGTGGGGCACCAGCTCCACAAGAAGCAGAAGCGCAAGAAGCAACAACTGGAGCAACAGCAGGCCTTACCCGCCCAGCCAGCGATCAAAAAGCCGACAGCTCAATAATGCTCGGCCAAAAGCGCATGCAGTGGAACGGGATTATGGATCGTCCTTTGTACTTTTTGGCGGAGTTTTTCTCAAGGCCCCCCGGCTTCTACGTAATGCTCGGGGCAGCCCTCACTTGCGCGGCGATCGCCAGTTCGTCTGTTGGAAGCTACATCCTATCCATATCTGCCATTGCGTTGACCGGCGTCGTGCTGATCCAGAACAACCGTGACACCCGCGCGATGCAGGCCAAATTGAACGAAATCATTGTGGCTCTGGACAACGCGCGAAACGAGGTAGTCGGTCTCGAACATGGTACGCACGCCGAAATCACCGCTGAGATCGAGAAGATCGAGCGAAACGCAGCGCTTTCGAGGAACCGTGTGACCCTCGAATGAGAAACTATCGAGTTGACGAAATGGAAGATGACACCGTGCTCAAGACGCATCCAATCAAAGCGCCGACGCCGTTCGAAGCTGCGGGAAAAGTCATTAGCCAAACCGTGAAGCTAACCAAGCAGCGTGAAGGCGACTGGGTGAGGGTCACAGACGAAGAGAAGGGCCTGGTTTTCGGCTAACATTGCGACGAGACGCTCGGACTAGGTCAAGCTATATTACCTTGAGGATAACGGCGAACGGTCGGGCCTGACTTATCGCCGACGCGATTCAGCTTAATATGTTTACCGCGCGGGCAGCTACCAGCGCGAGTGTCATAAGAGACACGGCTGCTTCGGCCGCCATTAGCAGTTTGGCCCGGGCCGATAGGGGCATCGTATCAGTAGGGGAAAACGCCGTCGCGTTGGTAAAGGACACAAAGAAATAGTCCACGAAGCCAGGTGACCAGTCTTTGGGGCGGTCGATATTCATTGCCATTTGCGGAAATAGAAAATCGACGGTGGAATTGGGAACCAGACCTCTTGAAGCAGGCCCGCCCCTATCGATGCTCCAGTACCACAGCGCGAATACAATCACATTGGTCGACCAGATGTTCGCCGCGTCGATCAACAGCGACCTGGCATCCCCGGCGTGACCGCCGAGCAACGCGCGCAATAGGAAATACAGGGCGACGAAATTCATGAAGGTGATGATGGCGGTCAGCACCACCGCTACACGGCGGATTAGCCGACGCGTGCGCCCTGCAAATTGGAAGTGCAACTCGGTCGTCGCATTCTTGACCTGATTGTGCACCCAGGCCGTGGCAAACGACAGCGGCAAAAGGAGCAACAGTTCCGCTATAGGCGCCGCCCAGCGGGGCCCAAGCGAGAAATTATTGACCAGCAACAATTGCAGGACGATAACCAAGACAACCGCCCCTCGCGCGAGCCAGAAATCGTGAGCGTGGGTCAACAGAACCCGGTGGTCTTGCGTGGGGTGACGGGTGGAGCTCACGGGGTGCCTCGGTGTCACGGCACCAAAGGCTGTTGGAATTGGCACAACCCCGCAACCTGCTTCTCCAAGGCTTCTTGCGCTTCGCGCTGCGCCGGTTTCCGTGCGGCTTCGTTCTGCTCGTCGGCCATGTCTCAACCTCCTTGTTTTGGTGCTTAACGGCTACCTGCAGCGTAAGTTCCTCAGCGGAAAGAGCCCACCGCACTGAGGCAGAAGGCCGACCTAACTCTCAACGTGGTCAGGCTGCTCGCGCTCGTCGTCGCCTTCAGGAATGTCGCCGCCGTCAAACTCGCCGTCGATGAAAAACGGGTCTGCCCCACCCTTTAGAGCCAAGGTCTGGTTGGTCGCCAGCGTCCAGCCCAGGGAGGGCTCATCTTCGCTAAGATCCCCTTCCCTGTCGGCGCCCGGCTCCAGGTCCGGGTCACCGTCCGCTTCGTCTAGTATCGCAAGGAGCACTTCAACAGCCCGCTCGATCCTACGCCGACGCGCAGCGGTGAGCGGAAGGAAGTCGGAAGGCATCGGGCGCGCGTTCATGACTGCGCTGCCTTCGACTTCGGTGCAATCACCACAAAGGCGACGGCTGGATCATGATCGATCTGAATACGGTAATCCAGGCCGTGAACTGCCTGCATCTTCTGTGCAAGCACACGCGCAAGCGCCTCGATCTCTTGACGGGTACTCAGAGCTTCTGCCATCGCGTGGCCGAGAATGTTGGGTCGCGCTTTCATGACGGCACCGACGCGCGGCTAGCCTTGCGTCCCGCCTGCTGGCGCTTGGCAAGGTGGACGCGATCGACCAGCGCCGCCTCGTCTCGAGCAATTGCCAGTGCGGTTTCGGATGTGCCGCCGCCGTGGCGACGAAGCCAATCCTGTTTCCAGCGCAGATGACGAACGCACGTGGCAGGAATGAACACCTGTTTCAGACATTGAACCCGCCAGACATGTTCCGCTTCTCTGACGGCCTGCTTCGCCTTGGCGGCCTCCGGGCTTTCCTGGCCGAACTCTCTGCTGGTCAGTATCCGTCGATAATCGAAGGTCATGTAGAAGTGGTATGCCGCCTCGATTTCCATCCGGCCGGTCCACCAGTCAGATGGCGGGTTGAGCCATGCTGTGATTGCCGTCAATTCGTCGGCAACCACCGGGGCCGGCTTTGGGCGAAATTGAACAACCTCGCCCATGGTCACGCCTCCTCGCAAAGCGACGACATGCAGGCAACGAGGTCATCCCCGTCGATTTCCATGCCCAGGTGCTGGTAGACGCGGACGATGCAGGCCGCCTTGGCTCTGACTTCTTCAATGGTTTGGCACCGAAGATTCATCACGGCCTGGAAAGCCGCTTTGGCTTGGGTGAAGGCTTCGTCGGTCTGTCGATACGCATCAGGATGCCCGCTGGCTGTGATAATGGCTTCCTGCTCTCGGAGCGATGCTAGGCCCTGCGCGCCCTGAGCTTCGATGTCGCCCATCCACCGGTCGTAAGCTGACCGGTTCATCATGCCGCCCGCGACGGACTTTTCTACCTGCTCCCGCTTCCGCGCTAGTTCGGCTTCGAGGGCTTTGGCGGTGCGGAAAACCATGGGGGTATGCGACCATCTGGAATTGATGCCGCTCGGCGTCCTCCATTCAGGAAACAGCTTGTCCCCGAGCGCTTCGGCGATGGCGGCTTCCCGGACCTCGCAGAGACCATACGCCTCGTCCGCTGCATGGCAGGCCGACAGAACGTCTTGAACCGAAGTGGCTGGCCGCTTGAACGATATGGGCTGGTATTGTCACAGAGGCAGCAATGCCACCGGACAGGAAGGCGAGCGCCTTGCGGCGGTTGACATTGGGCAAGCCTTCGGCGGCTGCCCGAACAGGGGTGTTCGACATTTTGATTTCTCCAGGGGTTGTTTGGTCGGCGGCCGGCTATCCGGCGAGTGCTGCGAGTTCAGTTTCGAGTTGACGACGACGCGGTTCGATGTTGACGCGAGAAGACTGGTATTTCAGCCGATCGATCTGCATGGCGATCCGATCGGCGCGGCTTTCGGCCTCGGGCATCACAGCTGCCTTGGCCTCACGCCATGCACAGGCGAGGTAGAAGCCGAAGTCCGCCCGATTGAAGTTGCGGGCCAGATGAGGGCGGCGGTCAAGGTGCGCATTCAGCTTTGCCCAGGCGGCTCGCATAATGGCTGATCTGTCGAAGGTACTCGGCATTCCGATTTTCCCTTGCACTGATTTGCTTACAGGTGTAGTTGTAGCTACGCCTGTAGTCGACGTCAACTGAAATCGATACAATTGTATTCAAAAAGGAATGTTCTTCATGGCCGACCTGACACCGGAGGCAAATCGAGCCGCCCGCGCCATCCTGAAATGGTCCGTGCGCGAGATCGCCGAACATGCCGGAATTGCTTTCTCGACTGTGCATCGTTTCGAGACGACCGGAGTGGCAACCGATACAACAAAAGAGAAGATCAAGGCCGCGTACCTAGCCCACAACGTCGAGATCACGAACGGCGACGGCACCGGTGCGCGGTTGGTGCGCAAGCCGCCGACTGAATAGCGAGAAGGCCAATTATCACTAGGCACTGGAGGGGTTTCTATGTCTGCTCTGTCGATCGTCGCATCTTCGAACACGCTACCGGCCGTTTCTGACCTCACCGACGAGGCGATCGACTATGGCCGCGCTGCGCTGTCGGCGAATACCATGCGCGCCTACAGGACCGATTGGAGCGCCTTTCAGGATTGGTGCGCGGCGCGCGGTCGGACCTCGCTACCTGCCTCGCCTGCCAGCGTGGCGAACTTTGCATCATCGCTGGCCAATGCCGGCAAACGCGTGTCGACGATCGGCCGCAGCCTGGCGGCCATCCGCTTCTTTCACCGCGGCGCTGGCATGGACAACCCGACAGAGGACGCGGGCGTCGGTGCCATCCTGAAAGGCATACGGCGCACCGTAGGCGTAGCGCCTCGCCAGAAGGCTCCAGCAACCGCCGACGTCATCCATCAGATATTGGCGCACGTCGCGCGTGACACGCTCCAGGGGAGGCGAGACAGGGCATTGCTGCTGCTTGGCTTCGCCGGCGCGTTCCGTCGATCCGAGCTCGTCGGGATCGAGTTCGCCGACCTCACCTTCAACGATAAGGGCGTGGACGTGTTTCTCGGCCGCTCCAAGACCGATCAGGAGGGCAAGGGCCAGTCAGTCGCCATCCTGAACGGAAAGGCGCTGGCGGCTGCTGACAGGCTCCGTGAGTGGCTGGACGCGGCCGGGATCACTGAAGGCCCGATCTTCCGCCCGATCAGCCGTGGTGGGAACGTGATGCCCGACGGTCTCACCGCTCAATCGGTCGCCCTGATCGTGAAGAAATATGCTGACGCTGCAGGGCTAGACGTCGCCAGCCTGTCGGGTCATTCGCTGCGCGCCGGCTTCATCACCTCGGCCGCCGACAACAGAGCCTCGATCAGCCGCATTATGGAAGTGTCTCGCCACCGAGATCCGCGCTCGGTCGAGACTTACGTCCGTCGTGCGGATCGCTATAATGATCATGCTGGAGATGGGTTTCTATAGCGCCTCAATGGATTCGAGCATGCTAGAGCAGAATCTGATCATTCCGGCTCATATCCTGTTGCGGCGAAGTAGTTGGCGCACTCGGTTGGTGTGAAGCAAGGCAGTGCGGCGCTGATGGTATCCCACAATTCCGCGACGGTTCGTGCGGCGGCTTTGCGTAGAATCGATTTCAGCTTGGAAAAGGCGTTCTCGATCGGGTTGAAGTCGGGGGAATAGGGCGGGAGGAACATCATCCTTGCGCCGGTTGCTTCGATCGCCACACGGGCGGCTGCGCTTTTGTGCGCCGGCAGGTTGTCGAGGATCACGACATCGTCGGGCCGCAGCGTCGGCACGAGAACCTGCTCGACATAGGCGACAAACCATTCGCCAGTCATCGGGCCGTCCAGGACCATTGGCGCGGTCATGCCAGTGAGGCGCAGGGCGCCGGTGAACGTCGTCGTCTTCCAATGGCCATGCGGGATTGGCGATCGGCACCGCATCCCGCGCTTCGTGCGCCCCCGCAGTCGAGCCATCTTTGTCGAGGCTCCGGTCTCGTCGATGAAGACCAGATGCTCGGGATCAAGATCGGGCTGGGCGTCGAACCAGGCGTTTCGTCGCGCCGCCACGTCTGGCCGCTCCTGCTCGCTGGCGTGCGCCGTTTTTTTTGAAGGTCATGGAGTGACGATCGAGAAACCGCCAGATCGTGCTCGTCGCAAACGACGCGCCATGCTCCTGTCGCAGCAACTCGGCGAGTTCGACCAGCGTGATGTCCACCCGCCTCTCGATCGCCGCCAGGATGATGTCGCGATACGCTTCAACGCGGTGGGACCGCCTGTCGCCGCCCTGCGGCTTTGCGCAGGTGGCTCCGGTCTCGCGCCATTCCCGGACCCAACGCACCGAGCTTGCCGCCGCCACGCCAAATCGCGCCGCTGCCGCCCGTCGCGACAGGCCGCCATCAACCGCTGCGACCACCCGAGCCCGCAAATCTTCCGATAAGGATTTCGCCATGCCATGCCGGCCTCCGAATCCAGCAGATATGCTGAATCAGATTTCCAATCCCAACGAAACCCCTATCGATTCTATCCGCTCGGATTTTGCTCTAGCCCTGGTCACACCGGCATCTTGAGACCTTCTCGGCACGTCATTTTTAAATGAGAGGATATGATGAAGGTCGGTCGCAATCGTCCGTGCCCGTGTGGCAGCGGCGCAAAGTTCAAACGCTGCCACGGCCAATTCGGTGTCCGTCGTCAGATCATTTGGCTCAGATTGGATCGCAGATTAGCGGAGTGTCGGCCTCATCTTGGGGTTGATGTTAAGCGGCGATCTTGCGGTGCTGCAAGCGCCGATGTTGGATGGTTTGGCGTTTGATCCTTTCTCGCTGTTTGATAATGGCTGCGGCCCTGCCGAAGTAGGCGTCGGCTGGCGTTACGTTGGCCAGGCTCTCGTGGTAGCGTCGATGGTTGTAATGTTCGACGAAGGCTGCGACCTGGGCCTCAAGGTCGCCGGGCAGAAAGTAGTTCTCCAAGAGGATTCGGTTTTTGAGGGTCTGGTGCCAGCGCTCGATCTTGCCTTGGGTCTGGGGAT
This genomic interval carries:
- a CDS encoding IS630 family transposase (programmed frameshift), which codes for MAKSLSEDLRARVVAAVDGGLSRRAAAARFGVAAASSVRWVREWRETGATCAKPQGGDRRSHRVEAYRDIILAAIERRVDITLVELAELLRQEHGASFATSTIWRFLDRHSMTFKKKTAHASEQERPDVAARRNAWFDAQPDLDPEHLVFIDETGASTKMARLRGRTKRGMRCRSPIPHGHWKTTTFTGALRLTGMTAPMVLDGPMTGEWFVAYVEQVLVPTLRPDDVVILDNLPAHKSAAARVAIEATGARMMFLPPYSPDFNPIENAFSKLKSILRKAAARTVAELWDTISAALPCFTPTECANYFAATGYEPE
- a CDS encoding Tim44 domain-containing protein — encoded protein: MPKLRLIHVASILLILPTALGSVSLNPAEARSGGSFGSRGSRTFQAPAPTTTAPYTAPVKRSMTPNTVQPATPSQPSLAQPRPSFWSRFGGGLVGGLVGGLLFNGIFGMMFGHGFGGMGGGLSFIFQLLLIGGIVILAMRFFSRSNTAPTEARSFATPFGQQGFGAGAQAYSPPAATGIGASGATGADEIGTTDTDRSTFERILAAMQAAFTREDHQGLRRLTTPEMVSYLSEELADNATKGLKNEVSNLQFLNGEVAEAWREGMRDYATVAMHWSAIDVMRNRQTGAIEKGDPNNPVETTELWTFTREAGQPWLLSAIQETAN
- a CDS encoding site-specific integrase; translation: MSALSIVASSNTLPAVSDLTDEAIDYGRAALSANTMRAYRTDWSAFQDWCAARGRTSLPASPASVANFASSLANAGKRVSTIGRSLAAIRFFHRGAGMDNPTEDAGVGAILKGIRRTVGVAPRQKAPATADVIHQILAHVARDTLQGRRDRALLLLGFAGAFRRSELVGIEFADLTFNDKGVDVFLGRSKTDQEGKGQSVAILNGKALAAADRLREWLDAAGITEGPIFRPISRGGNVMPDGLTAQSVALIVKKYADAAGLDVASLSGHSLRAGFITSAADNRASISRIMEVSRHRDPRSVETYVRRADRYNDHAGDGFL
- a CDS encoding SEC-C metal-binding domain-containing protein translates to MKVGRNRPCPCGSGAKFKRCHGQFGVRRQIIWLRLDRRLAECRPHLGVDVKRRSCGAASADVGWFGV
- a CDS encoding helix-turn-helix domain-containing protein — protein: MADLTPEANRAARAILKWSVREIAEHAGIAFSTVHRFETTGVATDTTKEKIKAAYLAHNVEITNGDGTGARLVRKPPTE
- a CDS encoding low affinity iron permease family protein, encoding MLGQKRMQWNGIMDRPLYFLAEFFSRPPGFYVMLGAALTCAAIASSSVGSYILSISAIALTGVVLIQNNRDTRAMQAKLNEIIVALDNARNEVVGLEHGTHAEITAEIEKIERNAALSRNRVTLE